One Syntrophales bacterium DNA segment encodes these proteins:
- a CDS encoding cofactor-independent phosphoglycerate mutase, with the protein MKYVILLGDGMADRPLAELGGKTPLEAARTPNMDRIAGTGLVGLVDTIPEGLQPGSDVANLSVLGYDPRLVYSGRGPLEAANMGVRLDPEDVAFRCNLVTLGGDGLDIMDSYSAGHIGTDEAAEIIADLQRALGNAEFRFHPGISYRHLLVWKGGNASLLTTPPHDITGHNAASRLPKGDGEEAVLRLMRSAAPVLKDHPVNRRRTVNGKKPANSIWPWGQGHAPRIVPLTETYGLRGGMISAVDLLNGMGVYAGLKVIRVEGATGFTDTNYIGKAEKALDALKEMDFIFVHVEAPDEMGHAGDIEGKIKAIEDFDEKVVGTVLKGLETLKPYRVMVLSDHPTPISIRTHSSEPSPFAVLSSEDNENPCLGASYSESEGRKSGILLSPGHHLMERFIRGRLHA; encoded by the coding sequence ATGAAATATGTCATTCTCCTCGGAGACGGCATGGCGGACCGGCCCCTGGCTGAGTTGGGTGGAAAGACTCCCCTGGAAGCCGCCCGGACGCCGAACATGGACCGGATCGCCGGAACCGGGCTGGTCGGCCTCGTGGACACCATCCCGGAAGGTCTCCAGCCGGGAAGCGACGTGGCGAACCTGTCCGTTCTCGGCTATGACCCTCGCCTTGTCTACAGCGGCAGGGGCCCCCTGGAAGCGGCCAACATGGGTGTCCGTCTCGATCCGGAAGACGTGGCGTTCCGCTGCAACCTCGTAACCCTCGGAGGGGACGGCCTGGACATCATGGACAGTTACAGCGCCGGCCACATCGGGACGGACGAGGCCGCGGAGATCATCGCCGACCTGCAGCGGGCTCTGGGGAACGCGGAGTTCCGGTTCCACCCCGGCATCAGCTACCGGCACCTCCTGGTCTGGAAGGGGGGAAACGCCTCTCTCCTCACCACTCCTCCGCACGACATCACTGGGCATAACGCGGCATCCCGCCTGCCGAAGGGAGACGGAGAAGAGGCCGTTCTACGCCTGATGCGAAGCGCAGCCCCTGTCCTGAAAGACCATCCTGTCAACCGGCGGCGGACTGTCAACGGGAAAAAGCCCGCCAACAGCATCTGGCCGTGGGGCCAGGGGCATGCCCCCCGCATCGTACCGCTCACAGAGACATACGGCCTCCGTGGGGGTATGATCTCGGCCGTAGACCTGCTCAACGGCATGGGGGTATACGCAGGCCTGAAGGTCATCCGGGTCGAGGGAGCCACCGGTTTCACGGATACGAACTACATCGGCAAGGCGGAAAAAGCACTCGATGCCTTGAAAGAGATGGACTTCATCTTTGTTCACGTGGAGGCCCCTGATGAGATGGGCCACGCGGGAGACATCGAAGGGAAAATAAAAGCCATCGAAGATTTCGATGAGAAGGTTGTCGGGACGGTTCTGAAGGGACTGGAGACGCTGAAACCTTATCGGGTAATGGTGTTAAGCGACCATCCGACGCCGATCTCCATCCGCACCCATTCGTCCGAACCGAGCCCCTTCGCGGTCCTTTCCTCCGAGGACAACGAGAATCCATGCCTGGGAGCCTCCTACTCGGAGTCGGAGGGAAGAAAATCAGGGATCCTGCTGTCTCCCGGGCACCATCTGATGGAGCGGTTCATCCGGGGGCGGCTCCATGCCTAA
- a CDS encoding homoserine dehydrogenase: MKTISLGLIGFGTVGTGVVRILQESTEMLSRRLGAKIVLKRIADLDMESPRAVSVKRDLLTTDAETILSDPDIDIVIELMGGYEPARTFILKAIKNGKHVVTANKALLATHGNEIFRAAETAKVDIGFEASVGGTIPIIKTLKESLVANRILSILGIMNGTSNYILTKMTDEGKAFDVVLKEAQALGFAEADPTFDIEGIDTAHKLAITLSLAYGKRVNLDDLYREGITRISEQDIEFARELGYRIKLLAIAIQRGQAVEARIHPTMIPSNHLLANVNGNFNAFHLVGDAADSVFLYGQGAGMMPTASAVIGDVVDISREILKGTSGRVPHRTLEEDLLEDIHLVPFDEMTTNYYFRFTAADRAGVLSKISGILGEKNISIASVIQKGKKQGGAVPVVMTTYKAREKDVREALKHIDQLDVVHGETILIRIEDENL, encoded by the coding sequence ATGAAAACCATCTCGCTCGGACTGATCGGTTTCGGCACGGTAGGTACCGGCGTAGTCAGGATCCTTCAGGAAAGCACGGAGATGCTGTCCCGGAGGCTCGGAGCGAAGATCGTCCTGAAGAGGATCGCGGATCTGGACATGGAGAGCCCCCGTGCCGTCTCCGTGAAAAGAGACCTGCTGACGACCGACGCGGAAACGATCCTCTCCGATCCGGACATCGACATCGTCATTGAGTTGATGGGAGGATACGAACCGGCCCGCACGTTCATTCTGAAGGCGATAAAGAACGGCAAGCACGTCGTGACCGCCAACAAGGCGCTCCTGGCCACCCATGGGAACGAGATCTTCCGGGCCGCGGAAACCGCAAAAGTGGACATCGGCTTCGAGGCCAGCGTCGGCGGAACGATTCCCATCATCAAGACACTCAAGGAATCCCTCGTAGCCAACCGGATCCTGTCGATTCTGGGAATCATGAACGGGACCTCCAATTATATTTTGACGAAAATGACCGACGAGGGAAAGGCCTTCGACGTCGTTCTCAAGGAGGCCCAGGCCCTCGGTTTCGCTGAGGCCGATCCGACGTTTGACATCGAGGGAATCGACACGGCGCACAAACTGGCGATCACCCTGTCCCTTGCCTACGGCAAACGAGTCAACCTCGATGATCTTTACCGGGAGGGAATCACGAGGATCAGCGAACAGGACATCGAGTTCGCACGGGAACTCGGTTACAGGATCAAGCTCCTGGCCATTGCCATCCAGCGGGGGCAGGCCGTCGAGGCACGGATCCATCCGACCATGATTCCATCGAATCACCTGCTGGCCAACGTGAACGGGAATTTCAACGCCTTCCATCTCGTGGGAGACGCAGCAGACTCGGTTTTTCTGTACGGTCAGGGTGCCGGCATGATGCCGACTGCCAGTGCGGTTATCGGAGACGTGGTCGACATCTCCCGGGAAATCCTGAAAGGCACCTCGGGCAGGGTACCCCACCGGACCCTCGAAGAGGATCTCCTCGAAGACATCCACCTGGTTCCCTTCGACGAGATGACGACGAACTATTACTTCCGCTTCACCGCCGCCGACCGGGCCGGTGTTCTCTCGAAGATCTCCGGGATTCTGGGCGAGAAAAACATCAGCATCGCGTCGGTCATCCAGAAGGGGAAGAAGCAGGGCGGGGCTGTACCGGTCGTGATGACCACCTACAAGGCCAGGGAAAAGGATGTACGGGAGGCTCTCAAGCATATCGACCAGCTCGACGTGGTCCACGGAGAGACGATCCTGATCCGGATTGAGGACGAGAACCTGTAA
- a CDS encoding enoyl-CoA hydratase/isomerase family protein: protein MKPVPEDATILLEKRNSVAVLTLNRPHEMNALSSDMRRELLEALLLLGDDDEVRAVVLTGGEYVFSAGMDIKEMSEIPDERIDDYFRSMVRYLSKIYTFRKPVVAAVGGIALGGGFNLAVVCDMIIASESAIFGHPELKFGLNPLFGPLMQLVGMAKAKEITMLGEPIGAREALRIGLVNKVAPPDNFMKEAVAVAEELAKRSPKALETVKKLSDVVPRLDKASALELEFVESAFLFSMPERKVLMNEFIMNQFLHKIHKPS, encoded by the coding sequence ATGAAACCTGTGCCGGAAGATGCGACGATCCTTCTGGAGAAAAGGAATAGCGTTGCTGTCCTGACGCTGAACCGGCCTCACGAAATGAACGCCCTGTCCTCCGACATGCGCCGGGAACTCCTGGAGGCACTGCTGCTCCTGGGAGACGATGATGAGGTTCGAGCGGTTGTACTGACCGGTGGTGAGTACGTATTTTCCGCAGGCATGGACATCAAGGAAATGTCTGAGATCCCGGACGAAAGGATCGACGATTATTTCCGATCCATGGTCCGGTACCTTTCCAAGATCTACACGTTCCGCAAACCCGTAGTCGCTGCGGTAGGGGGAATTGCCCTCGGCGGAGGCTTCAACCTGGCCGTTGTCTGTGACATGATCATCGCCTCGGAAAGCGCCATCTTCGGACATCCGGAATTGAAATTCGGCCTGAATCCGCTCTTCGGACCCCTCATGCAGTTGGTCGGCATGGCCAAGGCCAAGGAAATCACCATGCTGGGAGAGCCGATCGGAGCCAGGGAGGCCCTTCGCATCGGCCTTGTCAACAAGGTTGCCCCCCCTGACAATTTTATGAAGGAGGCCGTGGCCGTGGCAGAGGAACTGGCAAAACGCTCTCCCAAGGCCCTGGAGACGGTCAAGAAATTGTCCGATGTCGTGCCCCGTCTCGACAAGGCATCGGCCCTTGAACTCGAATTCGTGGAAAGCGCCTTCCTTTTCTCCATGCCGGAGCGAAAAGTGCTCATGAACGAATTCATCATGAATCAGTTCCTGCACAAGATTCACAAGCCCTCCTGA
- the sppA gene encoding signal peptide peptidase SppA: MIRRHPILFGLLLLFVAGAVFLAAVYSLGNVTGGKRSLSLADKVGVVPIDGVITASKDTVEQLESFGKDPSIKAVVLRIDSPGGGVASSQEIFGAILELKKKKKVVASLGSIAASGGYLIACAADRIVSNPGTITGSISAIMHFANAEELMKKIGVRATVIKSGKFKDIGTPARGMTDEERELLQDLVDDIYDQFLDSVAVNRKLSKDTVRTFSDGRVFSGRRAMKLGLVDELGDLTAAVRVAGGMAGIKGDPEVVWPPKKRSSLFDYLLQDTRSYLTKALREQSTGPVGAHYLYPGFAL, translated from the coding sequence ATGATCCGTAGGCATCCCATCCTCTTCGGCCTGCTGCTGCTCTTTGTCGCGGGAGCGGTTTTTTTGGCAGCCGTGTATTCGCTCGGCAACGTGACGGGGGGCAAACGGTCCCTCTCCCTAGCCGACAAGGTCGGAGTTGTCCCGATCGACGGTGTGATCACCGCCTCGAAGGACACCGTGGAGCAACTCGAATCGTTCGGGAAAGATCCTTCCATCAAGGCGGTCGTCCTTCGAATCGACTCCCCTGGAGGCGGAGTGGCTTCGTCCCAGGAGATCTTCGGCGCGATCCTGGAACTGAAAAAAAAGAAAAAAGTCGTTGCATCACTCGGATCCATCGCTGCTTCGGGAGGCTATCTGATCGCCTGTGCAGCCGACCGCATCGTCTCCAATCCGGGAACCATTACTGGAAGCATCTCCGCCATTATGCACTTTGCCAACGCCGAAGAGCTGATGAAGAAAATCGGCGTCCGCGCAACCGTGATCAAGAGCGGGAAATTCAAGGATATCGGAACGCCCGCCCGGGGTATGACGGATGAGGAGCGCGAACTCCTCCAGGACCTCGTGGACGATATTTACGATCAGTTTCTCGACTCGGTCGCCGTCAACAGGAAGCTTTCCAAAGATACCGTCCGCACCTTTTCCGATGGACGCGTTTTTTCGGGTCGCAGGGCGATGAAACTCGGACTGGTGGACGAGTTGGGAGACTTGACAGCAGCGGTTCGAGTTGCCGGCGGTATGGCCGGAATCAAGGGGGACCCCGAGGTTGTCTGGCCACCGAAGAAACGCTCCTCCCTGTTCGATTACCTTCTTCAGGACACACGCTCTTACCTGACCAAGGCACTGCGGGAGCAGTCCACAGGTCCCGTCGGTGCACATTACCTGTACCCTGGATTCGCCCTGTGA
- a CDS encoding 30S ribosomal protein S1: protein MVDGNETQFNQDTDRENQSQSSEIQTDKPDEGFGFKELYEQSLQNLQMGEIVRGKVVQIGQDVIMVDVGWKTEGYILARELKDADGNITVAVGDEIEILVDKRDSDGNLVLSREKAAKIKVWENVRSAYEQNRPIHGTIVERLKGGLSVDIGIPAFLPGSQVDIRPVRDLERYIGQSYLFEILKYDRKRNNVVLSRRTILEREREELKKETLAKIEEGIIVEGIIKNITDYGIFVDLGGIDGLLHVTDISWGRISRPSDGFSRGDKITVKVLSFDREKERVSLGLKQLADNPWHTILNKYPVGSVIDGRVVNVTDYGAFIELEPGVEGLIHISEMFWTREIRHPSKVLQVGQKVQVMILDINQESKRISLGLKQTTQNPWENLRQKYPEGTVIRGTIRNITNFGIFVGVEDGIDGLVHVSDISWKQRVKHPSEFYKKGQEIEAVVLHVDVENEKFSLGIKQIERNPWEELAQRFAMGTVVSGKVTNLTDFGIFVEIEEGIEGLVHISELSQRRVKSPSELFAVGDVISAVVKSVDSKNRKIRLSVKDYEASVEGSHSTTQYLNNRENIGSNLGKALANAKLHDSER, encoded by the coding sequence ATGGTCGACGGCAACGAGACGCAATTCAATCAGGACACAGACAGGGAAAACCAGAGTCAATCCAGCGAAATCCAGACTGACAAACCAGATGAGGGGTTCGGTTTCAAGGAACTGTATGAGCAGAGCCTTCAGAACCTCCAGATGGGTGAAATCGTCCGGGGCAAGGTCGTACAGATCGGGCAGGACGTGATCATGGTGGATGTGGGCTGGAAGACGGAAGGTTACATCCTGGCACGGGAGCTGAAGGACGCCGATGGGAATATCACCGTCGCCGTCGGAGATGAAATCGAGATTCTGGTGGATAAGAGAGATTCGGACGGAAATCTGGTTCTCTCCAGGGAAAAAGCGGCAAAAATCAAGGTGTGGGAAAATGTGCGCTCCGCCTACGAGCAAAACAGGCCGATCCACGGGACGATCGTCGAGCGCCTCAAAGGAGGTCTATCCGTCGATATCGGGATTCCGGCCTTTCTACCGGGTTCGCAGGTGGATATCCGCCCTGTCCGGGATCTGGAACGATATATCGGTCAGAGTTATCTTTTTGAAATCCTCAAATACGACAGAAAAAGGAACAATGTTGTGCTTTCCCGCAGAACCATTCTCGAACGGGAGCGGGAAGAGTTGAAGAAGGAGACCCTGGCCAAGATCGAAGAAGGGATCATCGTCGAAGGGATTATCAAGAACATTACCGACTACGGCATTTTTGTCGATCTGGGCGGCATCGACGGTCTCCTCCATGTGACGGACATTTCCTGGGGCAGAATCTCCAGGCCTTCAGACGGCTTTTCCAGGGGAGACAAGATCACGGTCAAGGTTCTTTCCTTTGATCGTGAAAAGGAGAGGGTTTCCCTCGGCCTTAAGCAGCTTGCCGACAACCCCTGGCATACCATTCTGAATAAGTACCCAGTCGGTTCCGTCATTGACGGCCGCGTCGTAAACGTCACCGATTACGGTGCCTTCATTGAGTTGGAACCCGGCGTGGAAGGCCTCATTCACATCTCGGAAATGTTCTGGACCCGGGAAATCCGCCATCCGTCAAAAGTGCTCCAGGTAGGCCAGAAGGTTCAGGTCATGATCCTGGACATCAACCAGGAATCGAAGCGCATTTCACTCGGCCTCAAGCAGACCACCCAGAATCCCTGGGAGAATCTCCGCCAGAAATATCCCGAGGGAACGGTGATTCGCGGGACGATCCGTAACATAACCAATTTCGGAATCTTCGTGGGCGTTGAGGACGGCATTGACGGCCTGGTCCATGTTTCCGACATCTCCTGGAAACAGCGTGTGAAGCATCCTTCGGAATTCTACAAGAAGGGACAGGAAATCGAGGCCGTCGTTCTGCATGTGGACGTGGAAAATGAAAAGTTCTCGCTGGGAATCAAGCAGATCGAGAGGAATCCCTGGGAAGAACTGGCCCAGCGTTTCGCCATGGGTACCGTCGTTTCCGGAAAGGTGACCAACCTGACGGATTTTGGTATTTTTGTTGAGATCGAAGAGGGCATTGAAGGGCTCGTCCACATATCCGAACTGAGCCAGCGGCGCGTGAAATCACCCTCGGAGCTGTTTGCAGTGGGAGATGTAATCTCCGCCGTGGTCAAGAGTGTGGATTCGAAGAACAGAAAGATCCGCCTGAGCGTCAAGGATTACGAGGCTTCCGTAGAAGGCAGCCACTCCACGACGCAGTACCTCAACAACCGGGAGAACATCGGATCCAACCTGGGGAAGGCACTGGCAAACGCGAAACTGCATGATTCGGAGCGGTGA